A single genomic interval of Gammaproteobacteria bacterium harbors:
- a CDS encoding zinc-ribbon domain-containing protein produces MFTRCPHCKTTYRVHPEQLSTAKGFVRCGKCDGVFQSLDHLFETTPPSHPEVATHEVDPSTIEDIQQTATTDGQATHPIAPQEPQEPQEPQEPQEPQEPQEPQEPQEPQEPQEPQEPQEPQE; encoded by the coding sequence ATGTTCACCCGCTGCCCACACTGCAAAACAACCTATCGGGTTCACCCCGAGCAGCTCAGTACTGCCAAGGGTTTTGTGCGCTGCGGCAAGTGTGATGGTGTCTTCCAATCACTCGACCACCTGTTCGAAACAACACCCCCTTCTCACCCTGAAGTCGCCACGCATGAAGTAGACCCATCAACGATCGAAGATATCCAACAAACAGCAACAACCGACGGCCAAGCTACACACCCCATAGCGCCGCAGGAGCCGCAGGAGCCGCAGGAGCCGCAGGAGCCGCAGGAGCCGCAGGAGCCGCAGGAGCCGCAGGAGCCGCAGGAGCCGCAGGAGCCGCAGGAGCCGCAGGAGCCGCAGGAGCCGCAGGAG